From a single Nitrosopumilus sp. genomic region:
- a CDS encoding TATA-box-binding protein, with protein sequence MPQTKPIVSVENVVASASVDQKIDLIEITEKFPDTEYHPEQFPGLVFRLTNPRTATLIFRTGKMVCTGAKSEEMAIKAVNTVVQKLRKGKIKIKKDAVITVQNIVAAINLGGKIHLEKAARTLPRSMYEPEQFPGLIHRMLDPKTVILLFASGKLVCTGAKKESDVYRSVHNLHALLEEKTLMIYDQ encoded by the coding sequence ATGCCTCAAACTAAGCCAATTGTCAGTGTTGAAAATGTAGTTGCATCCGCATCAGTAGATCAAAAAATTGATCTAATTGAAATTACAGAAAAATTTCCAGACACCGAATATCATCCAGAACAATTTCCAGGTCTTGTATTTAGATTAACAAATCCCAGAACTGCAACACTGATTTTCAGAACAGGTAAAATGGTATGTACAGGAGCTAAATCAGAAGAAATGGCGATAAAAGCAGTCAATACCGTTGTTCAAAAATTAAGAAAAGGTAAAATCAAAATTAAGAAAGATGCAGTGATTACGGTTCAAAACATAGTTGCAGCAATAAATCTTGGAGGAAAAATTCATTTGGAGAAAGCTGCAAGAACATTACCAAGAAGTATGTATGAGCCAGAGCAATTTCCAGGTCTCATTCATAGAATGCTTGATCCTAAAACGGTAATCTTGTTATTTGCATCTGGTAAACTAGTATGTACTGGAGCAAAAAAAGAATCAGATGTTTATCGTTCTGTTCATAACTTACACGCATTATTAGAAGAAAAAACTCTAATGATTTATGATCAATAG
- a CDS encoding P-II family nitrogen regulator, with protein MKRIEATVQATKIGAVTDAIKDIVGGFTILEGKGRGSGARQEMRSGRGTGHVTAEYNQVATVSTIVDDSDVEKISSAIADAAFTGKGGDGIIAVSNVDSVLNIASKKSGPEAL; from the coding sequence ATGAAACGAATTGAGGCAACTGTTCAAGCAACTAAAATTGGTGCAGTCACTGACGCAATTAAAGACATTGTAGGGGGATTCACCATTTTAGAAGGAAAAGGCAGAGGTTCTGGAGCCAGACAAGAAATGAGATCTGGTAGAGGAACCGGTCATGTAACTGCAGAATACAACCAGGTTGCAACTGTAAGTACAATTGTAGATGACTCAGACGTAGAAAAAATTTCCTCAGCAATTGCTGATGCAGCTTTTACTGGAAAAGGAGGAGACGGAATTATTGCCGTGTCCAATGTAGATAGCGTTCTGAATATAGCATCTAAAAAGAGTGGTCCTGAAGCCCTCTAA
- the dusB gene encoding tRNA dihydrouridine synthase DusB — protein sequence MLPKFSSLAFLAPMAGVSDPALRLQCKKMGAGLVVTEFTNIHSIIAKENQLKEKMKTIQEFIEYSDEERPLSIQLFGSDLIALEKAAKIVEPFFDIIDYNMGCPAPHITQQMAGGALLQEVNLTQQIFSTLVNAVKKPVTLKIRSGVTEASKFLFRDIAEIAEDEGIEMITLHPRTVSQGYSGKSDWDMIKELKEISSIPIVGNGDITTPEEAKNMIDRTNCDYVMIGRGAMGNPFLFEQINDYLKTNSYKEYTFNDRLDSFFDYLHLTNQYKIKFANIKGQAMRFTKGLKGGSKLRSKITMTKNIEELEKIMKDAYSPS from the coding sequence ATGCTTCCAAAATTCTCCAGTCTTGCATTTCTAGCTCCTATGGCAGGAGTAAGTGATCCAGCTCTTAGATTACAATGTAAAAAAATGGGGGCTGGATTAGTGGTGACAGAATTTACAAATATTCATAGTATTATTGCAAAAGAAAATCAACTTAAAGAAAAAATGAAAACAATTCAAGAATTTATCGAATATTCTGATGAAGAACGACCATTATCAATTCAATTATTTGGTTCTGATCTAATTGCCTTAGAAAAGGCAGCTAAAATTGTAGAACCTTTTTTTGATATTATTGATTACAATATGGGCTGTCCAGCTCCACACATTACTCAACAAATGGCAGGTGGTGCATTATTGCAAGAAGTTAATTTAACACAACAAATTTTCAGCACACTTGTAAATGCAGTTAAAAAACCTGTGACTCTAAAGATTCGTTCTGGAGTAACTGAAGCAAGCAAATTCCTCTTTAGAGATATTGCAGAAATTGCTGAAGATGAAGGAATTGAAATGATCACTCTTCATCCAAGAACTGTAAGCCAAGGATATTCAGGAAAATCTGATTGGGACATGATTAAAGAACTCAAAGAAATTTCTAGTATTCCGATTGTTGGAAATGGTGATATTACAACTCCTGAAGAAGCAAAAAATATGATTGATAGAACTAATTGTGATTATGTTATGATTGGTAGGGGTGCAATGGGTAATCCCTTCCTTTTTGAACAAATTAATGATTATCTGAAAACTAATTCTTACAAAGAATACACATTCAATGATAGACTGGATTCATTTTTTGATTATTTGCATCTTACAAATCAATACAAAATAAAATTTGCAAATATCAAAGGTCAAGCAATGAGATTTACTAAAGGACTGAAAGGTGGTTCTAAACTACGTTCTAAAATTACTATGACAAAAAATATTGAAGAACTGGAAAAGATCATGAAAGATGCTTATAGTCCATCTTAG
- a CDS encoding pyridoxal-phosphate dependent enzyme: MSENQNYDPALLQKFEEEVWNKIPHKEGGKIVNATPLVDLTADLKECAKSVFKLNLDDKDFKIYGKFDSELLSGSIKVRAASHIIHEAIKSGKCNGKRIVIEATSGNFGIALGLLSKLGVTVVALVSRKLQEGVFKELRNENIKIMDLDMDICPAPGMENKADEMAAKATAANIRSQLTEIGFDPQVFDDNLGEIEELLAKQDIINLARFLAEIYNMFCPKQYDNELNIDIHNTVTAPEIDQQLHENGDSLEDYALFCSFGTGGTSGGLSKYMSEKYNKKSVHVVFPPLGQDVAGIRTKSKAEGLTLYNPESYTEHEVDFENIKFLLKFMVDKGHDIGESSALELFAALEMAYKGEIKKAVVMIADGIEKYRKNFEQISQDKPPMKISVEDAAAVADDYDNIIWVHTQYTPKEEGIEIIAKSLGVDKSKITVPKASTINNLLSTQQIPEELSKELEGSKGKSLLVCMAGNTSLMTAQVLASKGIVTQSLNGGITNLPEGRGKNPGEYIQVARE, from the coding sequence TTGTCAGAAAATCAAAATTACGATCCTGCATTATTACAAAAATTTGAAGAAGAAGTATGGAACAAAATCCCACACAAAGAAGGAGGCAAGATTGTAAATGCAACGCCATTAGTTGATCTAACTGCAGACTTGAAAGAGTGTGCCAAAAGTGTCTTTAAACTAAATCTAGATGACAAGGATTTCAAAATTTACGGAAAATTTGATTCAGAATTACTTAGTGGATCTATCAAAGTAAGAGCAGCATCACATATCATTCACGAGGCAATTAAATCTGGAAAATGTAATGGAAAAAGAATAGTAATTGAGGCTACATCAGGTAACTTTGGAATTGCACTAGGCCTATTATCAAAACTTGGAGTAACCGTAGTTGCACTTGTTTCAAGAAAATTGCAAGAAGGTGTCTTCAAAGAATTAAGAAATGAAAATATCAAAATTATGGATTTAGATATGGATATTTGTCCAGCTCCTGGAATGGAGAACAAGGCTGATGAGATGGCAGCAAAGGCAACTGCTGCAAATATTCGTTCACAATTAACTGAAATTGGATTTGATCCTCAAGTCTTTGACGATAACCTTGGAGAGATTGAAGAGCTACTAGCAAAACAAGATATCATTAATCTAGCAAGATTCTTGGCAGAGATTTACAATATGTTTTGCCCAAAACAATACGATAATGAATTAAACATTGACATTCACAATACAGTCACTGCACCTGAAATTGATCAACAGTTGCACGAAAATGGGGATTCATTAGAAGACTATGCACTCTTTTGTTCATTTGGAACAGGTGGCACATCAGGGGGTCTAAGCAAGTACATGTCTGAGAAATACAACAAAAAGTCTGTTCATGTTGTTTTTCCACCATTAGGCCAAGATGTAGCAGGAATCAGGACAAAATCAAAGGCAGAAGGCCTCACACTATACAACCCTGAATCATATACAGAACATGAAGTTGATTTTGAGAATATAAAATTCCTTCTCAAGTTTATGGTAGATAAGGGACATGATATTGGTGAGAGCAGTGCATTGGAGCTTTTTGCAGCACTAGAGATGGCATACAAGGGGGAAATCAAAAAAGCAGTGGTAATGATTGCTGATGGGATTGAAAAATACAGAAAGAATTTTGAGCAAATTTCACAAGATAAACCTCCAATGAAAATATCAGTAGAAGACGCAGCTGCTGTTGCAGATGATTATGACAATATAATTTGGGTTCACACACAATATACACCTAAAGAAGAAGGAATTGAAATTATTGCAAAATCACTAGGTGTTGACAAATCAAAAATTACTGTACCAAAAGCATCTACCATTAACAATCTATTATCAACACAACAAATTCCCGAAGAACTCAGTAAAGAGCTAGAAGGTTCCAAAGGAAAGTCATTACTTGTGTGTATGGCAGGAAATACATCACTTATGACTGCACAGGTTTTAGCTAGCAAAGGAATAGTTACTCAAAGTTTGAATGGTGGAATTACTAATTTGCCTGAAGGAAGAGGCAAAAACCCTGGAGAATACATTCAAGTAGCTAGAGAATAA
- a CDS encoding thrombospondin type 3 repeat-containing protein: MKKQYLLGFLLLLTSTIGMMPSSVFAADPIDTDGDGVPNNLDQCPHLLEDYDPEYGNNIDGCPADFVPWYDADYDGIQDHIDDCPTVKENYNKFQDEDGCPDLSPEGKQGITDSDGDGYPDFMDLCPNRPETFNGFDDKDGCPDDASSLRDSDRDGISDGLDACPLEPETYNFYQDTDGCPDNVDTVDSLYVFPDTDGDGIDDRWDQCLNEPENYNGYLDWDGCSDVLGADSNGLIDSDYDSILDSVDACPFERENFNKFQDEDGCPDEVELSISGDSDGDGILNQFDVCPYSKETYNKFQDQDGCPDLIADGSITYDSDGDGIVDNLDLCPNQPETFNGFSDQDGCPDKNNSLLDSDQDGIPNISDACPLEPETYNFFKDGDGCPDSSNSIVSSYVFPDLDGDGIDDRWDQCLNEPENYNDFLDSDGCPDVAGFSKPALPDADYDGIPDEYDSCPTLGEKYNGFQDDDGCPDTIAYDSYGDADFDGITDNVDQCPNSKETYNRYLDEDGCPDLIPDNKRTADSDGDGIPDILDSCPAQPETYNGFQDKDGCPDKLVFTLDSDQDGIPNISDACPLEPETYNFYQDTDGCPDSISTAIPSYIFADSDGDGIDDRKDACLDEQENYNGYLDWDGCPDVLAAESTTPTRPDSDGDGYYDAIDSCPTNPETWNKYNDHDGCPDTAPEQQRFVHDDDLDDIINDEDLCPSDPEDYDGDRDLDGCPDP; this comes from the coding sequence ATGAAAAAACAATATCTTTTAGGATTTTTACTTTTACTAACCTCTACTATTGGAATGATGCCTTCAAGTGTTTTTGCTGCTGATCCAATAGATACTGATGGTGACGGTGTTCCAAATAATTTAGATCAATGTCCACATCTTCTCGAAGACTATGATCCAGAATATGGCAATAACATAGACGGTTGTCCTGCTGATTTTGTACCATGGTATGATGCTGATTATGATGGAATCCAAGATCATATCGATGATTGTCCAACTGTTAAAGAAAATTACAATAAATTCCAAGATGAAGACGGTTGTCCTGATTTATCTCCTGAAGGTAAACAAGGAATTACTGATTCTGACGGTGATGGTTATCCTGATTTTATGGATTTATGTCCAAACAGGCCAGAAACTTTCAATGGATTTGATGACAAAGACGGTTGTCCTGATGATGCTTCTAGTTTGAGAGATAGTGACAGAGATGGAATTTCCGATGGTCTTGATGCATGTCCACTAGAACCTGAAACCTATAATTTCTATCAAGATACTGACGGCTGTCCAGATAATGTTGATACTGTTGATTCTCTTTATGTATTCCCAGATACTGACGGTGACGGAATCGACGACAGATGGGATCAATGTCTGAATGAACCAGAAAACTATAATGGATACTTGGATTGGGATGGATGTTCAGATGTTCTTGGTGCAGATTCTAATGGTTTGATTGATTCTGATTATGATAGCATTCTTGATTCTGTAGATGCATGTCCATTTGAACGTGAAAATTTTAACAAATTCCAAGATGAAGACGGTTGTCCAGATGAAGTTGAACTTTCAATTTCTGGTGATTCTGACGGTGATGGAATTTTAAATCAATTTGATGTATGTCCTTATTCAAAAGAAACTTACAACAAATTCCAAGATCAAGATGGTTGTCCAGATTTGATAGCAGATGGTTCAATAACATATGACTCTGACGGCGATGGAATTGTTGATAATCTTGATTTGTGTCCAAACCAACCAGAAACTTTCAATGGATTTTCTGATCAAGATGGTTGCCCTGATAAGAACAACTCTCTTCTTGATTCTGATCAAGACGGTATTCCAAATATCTCCGATGCATGTCCACTAGAACCTGAAACTTATAATTTCTTCAAAGACGGTGATGGCTGTCCAGATTCATCTAACTCTATTGTTTCATCTTATGTATTTCCTGATCTTGACGGCGATGGAATCGATGACAGATGGGATCAATGTCTGAATGAACCAGAAAACTATAATGACTTTTTAGATTCTGACGGTTGCCCTGATGTTGCTGGTTTTTCAAAACCTGCTTTACCAGATGCTGATTATGATGGAATTCCAGATGAATATGATTCATGTCCTACCCTTGGAGAAAAATATAATGGCTTCCAAGATGATGACGGTTGTCCAGATACTATAGCATATGATTCCTATGGCGATGCTGATTTTGATGGCATTACTGACAATGTTGATCAATGTCCTAACTCTAAAGAAACTTACAATAGATATCTAGATGAAGACGGCTGTCCAGATCTAATTCCTGATAACAAGCGCACAGCAGATTCTGACGGTGACGGAATTCCTGACATTCTGGATTCTTGTCCTGCTCAACCTGAAACGTATAATGGCTTCCAAGACAAAGATGGCTGCCCTGATAAACTAGTGTTTACATTAGATTCTGATCAAGATGGTATTCCAAATATCTCAGATGCATGTCCCCTAGAACCTGAAACTTATAATTTCTATCAAGATACTGATGGTTGTCCAGATTCAATTAGTACTGCTATTCCGTCTTACATATTTGCCGACTCTGACGGTGATGGAATAGATGATAGAAAAGATGCCTGTCTTGATGAACAAGAGAACTATAACGGTTATCTAGATTGGGATGGTTGTCCTGATGTATTGGCAGCAGAATCTACTACACCTACACGACCAGATTCTGACGGTGATGGATACTATGATGCAATTGATTCTTGTCCAACAAATCCAGAAACATGGAATAAATACAATGATCATGATGGTTGTCCTGATACTGCTCCAGAACAACAAAGATTTGTCCATGATGACGACCTAGATGATATCATTAATGACGAAGATTTGTGTCCATCAGATCCAGAAGACTATGATGGTGATCGTGATTTAGACGGTTGTCCAGATCCATAA
- a CDS encoding Lrp/AsnC ligand binding domain-containing protein, translating to MATAYVLINCELGSEESVISELKSIEGVVEVHGTFGAYDILAKVESSQVEALRETITWKIRKIPKIRSTLTLMGIEGQQ from the coding sequence TTGGCCACAGCTTATGTTCTCATAAATTGTGAGCTAGGTTCTGAAGAATCTGTTATCTCAGAACTAAAATCTATTGAAGGTGTTGTTGAAGTACATGGTACCTTTGGTGCATACGATATTTTGGCTAAAGTAGAATCAAGTCAAGTAGAAGCACTTCGTGAAACCATTACTTGGAAGATAAGAAAAATTCCTAAAATTAGATCAACCCTGACCCTCATGGGAATTGAAGGTCAACAATAA
- a CDS encoding ASCH domain-containing protein, which produces MKCLSISQPFADLIILGKKTIELRSWNTSFRGEFLIHSPLKVRTEDSKRLKIGKKFVTGAIIGKAILYDVKQYNSIKEIKSDRKFHFASKKFQNKTFGFMLKNAKPFRIPIPWKGQLGFFEVKIPKTKIKNKEIVSEIIDEEYRYQWIGHH; this is translated from the coding sequence TTGAAATGCCTTTCAATATCTCAACCATTTGCTGATTTAATAATTTTAGGAAAAAAAACTATTGAATTAAGAAGCTGGAATACAAGTTTTCGTGGCGAATTTTTAATTCATTCTCCATTAAAAGTTAGAACAGAAGATTCTAAAAGATTGAAGATCGGAAAAAAATTTGTAACTGGTGCAATCATTGGTAAAGCAATATTATATGATGTTAAACAATATAATTCAATTAAAGAAATCAAATCAGATAGAAAATTCCATTTTGCATCAAAAAAATTTCAAAACAAAACTTTTGGATTCATGTTAAAAAATGCCAAACCGTTTAGGATTCCAATTCCTTGGAAAGGTCAGTTGGGTTTTTTTGAGGTAAAAATTCCAAAAACTAAAATCAAAAACAAAGAGATTGTATCAGAAATTATTGATGAAGAATATAGATACCAATGGATTGGACATCATTAG